A single Lolium perenne isolate Kyuss_39 chromosome 6, Kyuss_2.0, whole genome shotgun sequence DNA region contains:
- the LOC127319515 gene encoding uncharacterized protein — MLFGEILYRETGLVVVTDREPEMEKPGEMESGIREQQMQIVCVRSSSIGDEEEWESSRSSALSLFKEKEEEIERKKVEVRDKVFSMLGRVEQESKRLAFIRQELEVMADPTRREVETIRKRVDKLNRQLKPLGKSCLKKEKEYKMCLEAYNEKSSEKASLVTRLVELVGESERLRMKKLEELSKTIETLY, encoded by the exons ATGCTGTTTGGTGAGATATTATATCGTGAGACGGGTCTAGTTGTCGTAACTGATCGAGAGCCTGAGATGGAGAAACCGGGGGAGATGGAGAGCGGCATCAGGGAGCAGCAGATGCAGATCGTGTGCGTGAGGAGCTCGTCGATCGGCGACGAGGAGGAATGGGAGTCTTCGCGGTCGTCGGCGCTGTCCCTgttcaaggagaaggaggaggagatcgAGCGGAAGAAGGTGGAGGTGAGGGACAAGGTCTTCTCCATGCTCGGCAGGGTCGAGCAGGAGTCCAAACGCCTCGCCTTCATCCGCCAG GAGCTGGAAGTGATGGCTGATCCGACGCGGAGGGAGGTGGAGACGATACGCAAGCGGGTGGACAAGCTGAACCGGCAGCTCAAGCCTCTCGGGAAGAGCTGCCTCAAGAAG GAGAAGGAGTACAAAATGTGTCTCGAGGCGTACAACGAGAAGAGCAGCGAGAAAGCAAGCCTTGTCACCAGGCTAGTGGAG CTTGTGGGCGAAAGCGAGAGACTGCGGATGAAGAAGCTCGAAGAGTTGAGCAAGACGATCGAGACGCTCTACTAG